A single window of Crassostrea angulata isolate pt1a10 chromosome 8, ASM2561291v2, whole genome shotgun sequence DNA harbors:
- the LOC128161612 gene encoding fucolectin-1-like has translation MSLLLISALICVFHVIVISCHRVFTNVAFSKPVTLSSVYSGHHGYFPGPNAVNGLLSDFVHTFNEKFPWLRIDLGARYRVHEIELFARSDCCGNQLHDVEFKVGNTIHHMEFCGHFTGHAFTGQRISVYCPHKTVGRYIELKIVRGSVNQMTPAEVLVWGVRVRR, from the exons ATGAGCTTGTTGTTAATATCTGCACTCATTTGTGTTTTTCACGTGATTGTTATTTCATGCCACAGGGTGTTCACAAATGTGGCATTCTCAAAACCAGTAACTTTGAGTTCTGTTTATTCTGGTCATCATGGTTATTTTCCGGGACCTAACGCTGTAAACGGACTCCTGTCTGACTTTGTCCatacatttaatgaaaaattcccCTGGTTGAGGATAGATTTGGGAGCAAGGTACCGAGTCCACGAAATAGAATTGTTTGCCAGATCCGACTGTTGTG gtAATCAGTTACACGATGTTGAATTTAAAGTTGGAAACACGATTCACCACATGGAGTTTTGCGGACATTTTACTGGGCATGCGTTCACAGGTCAGCGGATTTCAGTATATTGTCCCCATAAAACCGTCGGACGTTATATAGAGTTAAAGATCGTCAGAGGAAGTGTCAATCAAATGACTCCAGCAGAAGTTCTTGTCTGGGGTGTTCGCGTGAGACGTTAA